In the Bacteroidales bacterium genome, one interval contains:
- a CDS encoding four helix bundle protein, with the protein MAKSILKDKSFLFAIECIELYKFLTETKKEFVMSKQFLKSSISVGANIRENQNAESSMDLIHKLAITQKECYEKTYWLELLKAKNYIESDVFTKHNYNATEILKMIRSSILTKKNNLKNKS; encoded by the coding sequence ATGGCAAAAAGTATATTAAAAGATAAATCATTTCTCTTTGCAATTGAATGCATTGAGTTATATAAATTTCTTACAGAAACTAAAAAAGAGTTTGTTATGAGTAAGCAATTTTTAAAATCATCAATTTCTGTTGGGGCTAATATCCGAGAAAATCAAAATGCAGAAAGTTCTATGGATCTTATTCATAAATTAGCAATTACTCAAAAAGAATGCTATGAAAAAACTTATTGGTTAGAGTTATTAAAAGCAAAGAACTATATAGAATCGGACGTATTTACAAAGCACAACTACAATGCAACAGAAATTCTAAAAATGATTAGAAGCTCTATCCTAACAAAGAAAAACAATCTCAAAAACAAATCATAA
- a CDS encoding FtsX-like permease family protein, whose protein sequence is MLTIRTAFKNILGAGKRTWLNVFVLSFTMVITVAFNGLIDGWVEESKEESIKWEMGDGQFWHPKYDRYDIFSLQDAHGQIPSELISYVESGNAAPVLLTQATIYPQGRMQNIILNGIGIEQSVLEIPVDLLRTENKADIQVIIGERMANSAELKKGDRVMLRWRDKNGVFDAQEVVIAGIFNNKIPTTDAGKIWMNINDLYNMTEMHGEATYIVKSKDCPINNVNQWIFHDLKYLLADIEEMQKSASMESAVVFILLLSISLLAVFDTQTLSIFRRQKEIGTYIALGMTPRKVIGLFTLEGTCYSILAVAAGIIWGTPLLILFKKYGFSIPGSFQDIGVVMGDAMYPVYNFSSIITTLFIIIILSAFISYIPARKIAKQNVVYALKGKIE, encoded by the coding sequence ATGTTAACAATACGTACTGCATTTAAAAACATACTCGGAGCAGGAAAACGCACTTGGCTCAATGTATTTGTGCTTTCTTTTACAATGGTTATTACTGTAGCTTTCAATGGATTGATTGACGGATGGGTGGAGGAATCGAAAGAAGAATCTATAAAATGGGAAATGGGAGACGGGCAGTTTTGGCATCCGAAATATGATCGATACGATATTTTCAGTCTTCAAGACGCTCATGGGCAAATTCCGTCAGAACTTATTTCTTATGTGGAAAGTGGCAATGCGGCTCCTGTATTACTCACTCAAGCAACCATTTATCCGCAAGGAAGAATGCAAAATATAATTCTAAACGGAATTGGCATTGAGCAATCCGTTTTAGAAATTCCTGTCGATTTATTACGGACTGAAAATAAAGCAGATATACAAGTTATCATTGGCGAAAGAATGGCAAATTCTGCCGAACTCAAAAAAGGCGACAGGGTAATGCTTCGCTGGCGAGACAAAAATGGCGTTTTTGATGCACAGGAAGTTGTAATTGCAGGAATTTTCAACAATAAAATTCCGACTACAGATGCAGGGAAAATCTGGATGAATATCAACGATTTATACAATATGACCGAAATGCATGGCGAAGCAACTTATATTGTAAAATCGAAAGATTGTCCCATAAATAATGTAAATCAATGGATTTTTCACGATTTAAAATATCTTTTGGCAGACATTGAGGAGATGCAAAAGAGTGCATCTATGGAGTCGGCTGTAGTTTTCATCCTGCTATTATCAATTTCATTATTAGCTGTTTTTGATACGCAAACATTATCTATATTCCGCCGTCAGAAAGAAATCGGAACCTACATAGCCTTAGGAATGACACCTCGAAAGGTTATAGGATTATTTACTCTCGAAGGAACTTGTTACAGTATTCTCGCCGTTGCTGCAGGAATAATTTGGGGAACGCCATTGCTGATTTTATTCAAAAAATACGGATTCAGTATTCCCGGTTCTTTCCAAGATATCGGCGTAGTAATGGGAGATGCGATGTATCCGGTTTATAACTTTTCAAGCATAATCACAACTTTGTTTATCATCATTATTTTATCCGCTTTCATCAGCTACATCCCCGCTCGAAAAATCGCCAAACAGAATGTGGTTTATGCGTTAAAGGGGAAGATTGAGTAG
- a CDS encoding ABC transporter ATP-binding protein: MKAKTIIELNDLVKKFPVGDGFFTALNKINLSFGEGEFAGLVGPSGSGKTTLLNIIGSLDVPTEGKAIVMNHSIDKLTAKESAKLRNENIGFIFQSYNLLPVYTVYENVEFALLLQKIPSEKRNKMVMESLEWVGLTDKADSRPSQLSGGESQRVAIARAMVKRPTIVLADEPSANLDAKNSHTILQTMKKLNEELNTTFIFATHDEKVMQYLNRIVSLNDGKVEKDELI, encoded by the coding sequence ATGAAAGCAAAAACAATTATAGAATTAAATGATTTAGTGAAAAAATTTCCTGTCGGAGACGGATTTTTTACTGCATTGAACAAAATTAATCTTTCGTTTGGCGAAGGAGAATTTGCCGGTTTGGTGGGACCAAGTGGTTCAGGGAAAACCACTTTACTCAATATTATCGGTTCTCTTGATGTGCCAACTGAGGGCAAAGCAATTGTAATGAATCATTCCATTGACAAACTTACAGCAAAAGAATCTGCTAAATTACGAAATGAAAATATTGGGTTTATTTTCCAGAGTTACAATCTCTTGCCTGTTTATACGGTATATGAAAATGTAGAATTTGCCTTGCTCCTGCAAAAAATTCCATCCGAAAAACGCAATAAAATGGTCATGGAATCTCTTGAGTGGGTCGGACTTACCGACAAAGCAGATTCTCGTCCGTCTCAACTATCCGGCGGCGAAAGCCAGCGTGTTGCTATTGCACGCGCAATGGTAAAACGCCCGACCATTGTTCTTGCCGACGAACCTTCCGCCAATCTGGATGCGAAAAACTCGCATACCATTCTTCAAACCATGAAAAAACTAAATGAAGAATTAAATACAACCTTTATTTTTGCCACCCACGACGAAAAGGTAATGCAATATCTAAACCGCATTGTATCTCTAAACGATGGAAAAGTGGAGAAAGATGAGCTTATTTGA
- a CDS encoding isoprenylcysteine carboxylmethyltransferase family protein translates to MNTTISCFPVKIAGSVLGILGVAIFGVAVYTMQDSWRAGIPEKDKTELVTKGIFKISRNPAFLAFDLVYLGILLMFFNWILLFFTIWAMIMLHLQIKQEEKFLLSAFEEKYIEYKKRTRRYL, encoded by the coding sequence ATGAATACAACGATTTCCTGTTTCCCGGTTAAAATTGCTGGTTCTGTTTTAGGAATATTAGGTGTTGCGATTTTTGGTGTTGCTGTTTATACAATGCAGGATAGCTGGAGAGCAGGAATACCGGAAAAAGACAAAACAGAACTGGTTACAAAAGGTATTTTCAAAATAAGTCGTAATCCGGCTTTTCTGGCTTTCGATTTAGTTTATCTGGGCATTCTGCTTATGTTTTTTAATTGGATATTGCTTTTCTTTACCATTTGGGCCATGATTATGTTACATTTGCAAATAAAACAAGAAGAGAAATTCTTATTATCGGCATTCGAAGAAAAATATATTGAGTATAAAAAGCGAACCCGAAGATATTTATAA
- a CDS encoding helix-turn-helix domain-containing protein: protein MSEILFRFPPAFVGYIKENNTHEYGELEFDKFYRHCFCSLKLYYGDEENLFCREIIMNTLRNFFLDVYDKIKRHESLEHSSRSRKTGIMERFCSLVLKHFKTSREVSFYAEKLHITPKYLSAILKELDMDKRSAKEWIDSCTVVEIKLLLKSTELSIQEISNELNFPNPSFFCKYFKSCVGMSPKEYREC, encoded by the coding sequence ATGAGCGAAATTCTGTTTCGTTTTCCGCCTGCTTTTGTGGGTTATATTAAAGAAAACAACACGCATGAATATGGCGAATTAGAATTCGATAAATTTTACCGACATTGCTTTTGTTCTTTGAAACTGTATTACGGGGACGAAGAAAATCTTTTTTGCAGAGAAATAATCATGAATACGCTACGTAATTTTTTCTTGGACGTTTACGATAAAATAAAAAGACACGAATCGCTGGAACATTCTTCCCGCTCGCGTAAGACGGGGATAATGGAACGATTTTGCAGTTTGGTATTGAAACATTTCAAAACCAGCAGAGAAGTTTCATTTTATGCCGAAAAACTTCATATTACGCCCAAATATCTTTCAGCAATATTGAAAGAATTGGATATGGATAAACGTTCCGCAAAAGAGTGGATTGACAGCTGTACGGTTGTGGAAATTAAACTTCTGCTGAAATCAACCGAACTTTCGATTCAAGAAATAAGCAATGAGCTTAATTTTCCCAATCCATCGTTTTTTTGTAAATATTTTAAGAGCTGTGTAGGCATGTCGCCCAAAGAATATCGAGAGTGTTGA
- a CDS encoding winged helix-turn-helix transcriptional regulator yields MNEKIIQIIKYVIANGSINNSEVQKLLNTSKPTATRLLKQTEKWLEMKNVGRRGVEYYFKRGY; encoded by the coding sequence ATTAATGAAAAAATAATACAAATCATAAAATATGTGATTGCTAACGGAAGTATCAACAATTCGGAAGTGCAAAAATTGTTGAACACAAGTAAACCAACAGCGACACGCTTACTCAAACAAACGGAAAAGTGGTTGGAAATGAAAAATGTTGGAAGAAGAGGAGTTGAATACTATTTTAAACGAGGATATTAA
- a CDS encoding ATP-binding protein, whose amino-acid sequence MSETQNIEYKSSWRDEFLKWICGFANAQGGTLFIGKNDNGNVVGLKNAKKLLEDLPNKITAILGIVADVNLHQTEQGDYIEIIVEPHSNPVNYKGEYHLRRAVPSKN is encoded by the coding sequence ATGTCCGAAACTCAAAATATAGAATACAAATCCTCATGGCGAGACGAATTTCTGAAATGGATATGCGGTTTTGCCAATGCACAAGGCGGAACATTATTCATAGGAAAAAATGATAACGGCAATGTTGTAGGTTTGAAAAACGCAAAAAAATTGTTAGAAGATTTACCAAACAAGATAACGGCAATTTTAGGCATTGTTGCCGATGTAAATTTGCACCAAACCGAGCAGGGCGATTATATTGAAATCATAGTTGAACCTCACTCCAACCCTGTGAATTACAAAGGCGAGTATCATCTTCGCAGGGCAGTACCAAGCAAGAATTAA
- a CDS encoding SAM-dependent methyltransferase: protein MDKKRMEYIKNLETLDFQIENQDNSSIYLVDKLEEYIKQDDVSPYIIIALDKAKLFDADAVYFRFFDDNRPPLAQIYLYDNIQKQKNSEYYAEKHREIWSSCEVAVFFVIDKTTIRIYDSRKPVETNNDGSISSKTIDCIDFLSDVNNAINKYRAQNFNNGSFWENQLSGNNFLDSKIASERLINGLRIVRNELRKSKLSYALIDKLLIICILIKYLEETGIDKNGENYACAFFKKATGYEKLESIIFNNKLHCLLTELTKHFNGGIFHIDDNFKEELQKSDISILSHFFEAGYKNNLFGWKEYSFEHIPIELISNFYEEFIPKIGTNNKKDTGAVYTPSFVVNLLIDENLPLNNLDENIKLMDPACGSGIFLVAAYKRLVQRWRIKNIAQNKLADTNPKILKGILSKNIFGVDVNPNSINLSMFSLQLALCSMLTPKQIWTELQFIDLKADGNLVQKDFFEYLIQDNTRYDYDLVIGNPPFNKRKLNEKTYEYYIELLNDKFPIKFKNPKKEFALLFLEKAMHLLEEKKGKLCLILPSGSLLYTDNSLFFRKNLFSTYNIKQIIDFTFLRRVLFEATVASLAIFVDCNQPTEFPILHITAKRTKQSKERFYFEFDHYDFYQVPKNLAVDKLNVWKCNLLGGFRVCDIIDNFNKIEPNFKTWCASNEITISGTVFEDDLFDGVEKKIVKELLLFEKEIFTPKNRLDCWGIKKNITKGMFPTEISAKDFKKRTFDGIEFKGTPEKIQSLKNYFNEYSDLIAFYITAISGRQGIRSPYVFELVDLKETPYFPNRDNISESDKIIIDDVIKYTLEEFGQGEKSPINTEIASKENLIDFAHIYSENLNRYYSSDGKQYKLINLMQGDAYFVCELKYTDEKVSKISFEKREDSLVDLLTEWNPSESAKIHKIIRYYDNENNIIRIIKPKQLRFWLKSKALRDADETFDDILTH, encoded by the coding sequence ATGGATAAAAAGAGAATGGAATATATTAAAAATCTTGAGACTCTTGACTTTCAAATTGAAAATCAAGATAACTCCTCTATTTATCTTGTTGATAAATTGGAGGAGTATATTAAGCAAGACGATGTCTCTCCGTACATTATAATTGCATTGGACAAAGCAAAACTATTCGATGCTGATGCTGTTTATTTTCGTTTTTTTGATGATAATCGTCCGCCATTAGCTCAGATTTATTTGTATGATAATATTCAAAAGCAAAAAAACTCTGAGTATTATGCTGAGAAACACCGCGAAATTTGGAGTAGTTGTGAAGTTGCCGTATTTTTTGTAATAGATAAAACAACAATAAGAATATACGACAGTAGAAAACCAGTTGAAACAAATAATGACGGGAGTATTAGCTCGAAAACGATTGATTGCATAGATTTCTTATCCGATGTTAATAATGCAATAAATAAATATCGAGCACAAAACTTTAACAATGGCAGTTTCTGGGAAAATCAATTGTCTGGAAATAACTTTTTGGATTCTAAAATTGCCTCCGAACGACTGATAAATGGATTACGCATTGTTCGAAATGAATTACGTAAAAGTAAACTATCATATGCTCTGATTGACAAACTTTTGATTATCTGTATTCTTATTAAGTATTTGGAGGAAACAGGGATAGATAAAAACGGAGAAAATTATGCATGTGCATTTTTCAAGAAAGCAACAGGGTATGAAAAATTAGAAAGTATCATATTTAACAATAAATTACATTGTCTCTTAACCGAATTAACAAAGCATTTCAATGGCGGAATTTTTCATATAGATGATAATTTCAAGGAGGAACTTCAAAAATCAGATATTAGCATTTTATCTCATTTTTTTGAAGCGGGATATAAAAATAATTTATTTGGATGGAAGGAATATTCTTTTGAACATATTCCTATTGAGTTGATTAGTAATTTTTATGAAGAATTTATTCCTAAAATAGGGACGAATAATAAAAAAGATACAGGTGCGGTTTACACTCCAAGTTTTGTGGTAAATTTACTAATTGACGAAAATTTGCCATTGAACAATTTAGACGAGAATATAAAACTTATGGATCCTGCCTGTGGTTCGGGAATTTTTCTCGTTGCTGCATACAAAAGACTTGTGCAGCGTTGGCGAATTAAAAATATTGCTCAAAATAAATTAGCTGATACTAATCCTAAAATATTAAAGGGTATCCTGTCAAAAAATATTTTCGGAGTCGATGTAAATCCCAATTCGATAAATTTGTCAATGTTCAGTTTGCAATTAGCATTATGTTCCATGCTAACTCCAAAGCAAATATGGACGGAACTTCAATTTATTGATTTAAAAGCGGATGGAAATCTCGTGCAAAAAGATTTTTTTGAGTATTTGATACAAGATAATACTCGCTATGATTACGACTTAGTAATAGGTAACCCTCCGTTTAATAAAAGGAAATTAAATGAAAAAACGTATGAGTACTATATAGAACTATTAAACGATAAATTTCCGATAAAATTTAAAAATCCTAAAAAAGAATTTGCCTTACTTTTTCTTGAAAAAGCAATGCACCTTCTTGAAGAAAAAAAAGGAAAATTATGTTTAATACTTCCTTCTGGCTCATTATTATATACCGATAATTCTTTGTTTTTCAGGAAGAATCTATTCTCGACATATAATATCAAACAAATTATTGATTTTACTTTTCTTCGTAGAGTTTTGTTTGAAGCTACAGTTGCCTCATTGGCTATTTTTGTTGATTGCAACCAACCAACAGAATTTCCTATATTACATATCACGGCAAAACGCACGAAACAAAGCAAAGAACGTTTTTATTTTGAGTTTGACCATTATGATTTTTATCAAGTTCCAAAAAATTTGGCTGTTGATAAATTGAATGTATGGAAATGCAACTTATTAGGTGGTTTCAGAGTTTGCGATATTATTGACAATTTTAATAAGATTGAACCTAACTTCAAAACTTGGTGTGCATCTAATGAAATAACAATATCAGGTACTGTATTTGAAGATGACTTGTTTGATGGAGTAGAGAAAAAGATAGTAAAGGAGTTATTATTGTTTGAGAAAGAAATATTCACACCTAAAAACAGACTTGATTGTTGGGGTATTAAAAAAAATATTACAAAAGGAATGTTCCCTACGGAAATTTCTGCTAAAGATTTCAAGAAAAGAACATTTGATGGGATTGAATTTAAGGGAACTCCTGAAAAAATACAATCACTGAAGAATTATTTTAATGAATATTCCGATTTAATCGCTTTTTATATTACGGCTATAAGTGGTCGGCAAGGGATTAGAAGTCCTTATGTGTTCGAATTGGTTGATTTAAAAGAAACTCCCTATTTCCCAAATCGGGATAATATTTCTGAATCAGACAAAATTATCATTGATGATGTAATAAAGTATACATTAGAAGAATTTGGACAAGGAGAAAAGTCGCCAATAAATACAGAAATTGCGAGTAAAGAAAATTTAATTGATTTTGCTCACATTTATTCCGAAAATCTGAATAGATACTATTCTTCTGATGGGAAACAGTATAAGTTGATTAACTTAATGCAAGGAGATGCTTATTTTGTTTGTGAATTAAAATACACAGATGAAAAAGTATCTAAAATATCTTTTGAGAAGCGAGAAGATTCATTAGTCGATTTATTGACAGAATGGAATCCGTCAGAAAGTGCAAAAATTCATAAAATCATACGATATTATGATAATGAAAATAATATCATACGAATAATCAAGCCGAAACAATTGCGATTTTGGTTGAAAAGTAAAGCATTGAGAGATGCGGACGAAACATTTGATGATATTCTAACACATTAA
- a CDS encoding N-6 DNA methylase gives MSLFQQKILKKQITANIEKINYAYKLYADYFHNPTIQENIRNSKEEQFQEGFLWELFVKVLGYMLNPAPNYNLITEKKNETNSRKADGAILVNGDVRAIIELKDSKTTDLKTVESQAFGYKNYNRNAVYVVTSNFEKLRFYIDTAVEHIEFNLFTLTADEFAVLWLCLAYENISKDLPKSLKNESVSNEDQITKELYKDYSRFKRELFANLTEQNPQYDKLLLFKKSQKLLDRLLFIFFAEDRSLLPPNSIAEIINQWEKLKELDEYRPLYERFQKYFGYMNTGFKGKKHDIFAYNGGLFKPDEILDNIFISDEVLQENSLRLSQYDFGSEVDVNILGHIFENSLTEIEEISSALSSTMGHAPLAIKNASLAIENAPLAVEKSKRKKDGVFYTPRHITTYIVENTLGKLCAEKKAELEIDESEYFADKKRQLATKKKLDEKLTAYRQWLLRLTICDPACGSGAFLNAALDFLIAEHNLLDEMSAKLLGGGLVFPDVENAILENNLYGVDINEESVEIAKLALWLRTAKPNRKLNSLNDNIKCGNSLISDPEVAGDKAFDWQKEFPQVFKEKEKKAFHITTAIHDSRTSQRMIDYKVRQKRYNGTLPEPQVYPLSDNDEQIITETIAKIVKEDGLNVMAYNICVDHLHLLLVCEEEEVPKIVGKIKSMTARACNIARGVTIPYNNGACPIVKEKETACRPLVEEKRGETQVPLWTQKFGCKEITSDEQLWNTVEYIRNNRVKHGLADSDADTTNKRACSLVKEIAEIETDFEHAFRTEYKGGFDVVIGNPPYGAKIDNKQISFLTKRFANWGITNSMNDTYFVFYAISLECILKQNGVLGFITPNTWRLIEGAKDFRKKISDGEFQLLQIIQHANKVFADATVDCDTLIVQKQNRAENNISILFLNNSNIDNKHILPQLTLTKQDYYNLFLTEEDYALKDKILKQSELVKDEFIIKNGVKPYEKGKGKPAQTSVTMQEKPFTSEIKKDDSFSPLIGGSYFHRYKLLWNHDYWIQYGEWLAAPRDKFIFEAEEKLIFRQTSDCLIGALVTKGFIMRDNTHILLNKEDSDYNLKYALSILNSKLLNYFYWTINPEKGEVMAQVKAFHLGLLPIKQIPLSAQQPFIEKADLMLSLNAELQTKRQRFISRLKDNFENIKITGALEKFDESDFKGFVAELKKQKITLSLKQQDEWEEYFSEYKTECNQLSSQIAETVYELYGLTEEEVKIIEKT, from the coding sequence ATGAGCCTCTTTCAGCAGAAAATCTTAAAAAAACAAATAACCGCTAACATTGAGAAAATCAACTATGCGTACAAATTATATGCTGATTATTTTCATAACCCAACCATTCAGGAAAATATCCGAAACAGCAAAGAAGAACAATTTCAGGAAGGATTTCTGTGGGAGCTCTTTGTGAAAGTGTTGGGTTACATGCTCAATCCAGCTCCGAACTACAACCTGATAACCGAAAAGAAAAACGAAACCAACTCCCGAAAAGCCGACGGAGCTATTCTTGTAAACGGCGATGTAAGAGCGATTATTGAGTTGAAAGATTCGAAAACTACCGACCTTAAAACGGTTGAAAGCCAAGCCTTCGGATATAAAAACTACAACCGCAATGCCGTTTATGTTGTTACTTCCAATTTCGAAAAACTGCGATTTTATATTGACACAGCAGTAGAACATATTGAATTTAATCTTTTTACGCTTACAGCGGATGAATTTGCCGTTCTTTGGCTTTGTTTGGCGTACGAAAACATAAGCAAAGACCTTCCAAAGTCGCTCAAAAACGAATCGGTAAGCAACGAAGACCAAATAACCAAAGAGTTATACAAAGATTATTCGCGGTTTAAGCGAGAATTGTTTGCCAACCTCACAGAACAAAATCCGCAATACGACAAGCTGTTGCTGTTCAAAAAATCGCAAAAGTTGCTCGATCGCCTGCTGTTTATTTTCTTTGCCGAAGACCGCAGCCTGCTTCCACCCAACTCCATTGCCGAAATTATCAACCAATGGGAAAAGTTGAAAGAATTGGACGAATATCGCCCGCTGTACGAACGTTTCCAGAAGTATTTCGGTTATATGAACACGGGCTTCAAAGGTAAAAAGCACGATATATTTGCTTATAACGGCGGACTTTTCAAACCCGATGAAATATTGGACAATATCTTTATCTCCGACGAAGTATTGCAGGAAAATTCGCTTCGATTAAGTCAATACGACTTTGGAAGCGAAGTCGATGTAAATATTCTCGGGCATATTTTCGAAAATTCGCTGACGGAAATAGAAGAGATAAGCTCCGCTCTATCCTCAACAATGGGGCATGCCCCATTGGCAATAAAGAATGCCTCATTGGCAATAGAGAATGCCCCCTTGGCAGTAGAGAAAAGCAAACGCAAAAAAGACGGCGTATTTTACACCCCTCGTCATATTACGACTTATATTGTTGAGAATACGCTCGGTAAATTGTGTGCGGAGAAAAAAGCAGAATTGGAGATTGACGAATCGGAATATTTTGCCGATAAAAAACGACAACTTGCCACCAAAAAGAAATTAGACGAAAAGCTGACCGCTTATCGCCAATGGCTGCTCAGACTGACTATTTGCGACCCGGCTTGCGGTAGCGGAGCTTTCCTGAACGCGGCTCTCGATTTTTTGATAGCAGAGCATAATCTTCTCGACGAAATGTCCGCCAAACTCTTAGGCGGAGGACTTGTATTTCCCGATGTAGAAAATGCTATTTTGGAAAATAATCTTTACGGCGTAGATATTAATGAAGAAAGCGTTGAGATTGCCAAATTAGCGCTGTGGTTGCGAACCGCCAAACCCAACCGTAAACTCAATTCTCTGAACGACAATATAAAATGCGGCAATTCTCTTATTTCCGACCCCGAAGTTGCCGGCGACAAAGCCTTCGATTGGCAAAAAGAATTTCCGCAAGTGTTTAAAGAAAAAGAAAAGAAAGCCTTTCATATCACGACAGCTATTCACGACAGCCGGACTTCTCAACGAATGATTGATTATAAGGTTCGTCAAAAACGATATAACGGCACTTTGCCCGAACCGCAAGTATATCCACTTAGTGATAACGATGAACAGATTATAACAGAGACCATTGCCAAAATAGTAAAAGAAGACGGACTCAATGTAATGGCGTACAATATTTGCGTAGATCATTTGCATTTGCTTTTGGTATGTGAAGAAGAGGAAGTTCCTAAAATAGTCGGAAAAATAAAGTCGATGACCGCACGAGCCTGTAATATAGCACGGGGCGTAACGATTCCATATAACAATGGGGCATGCCCCATTGTCAAAGAAAAGGAAACGGCATGCCGCCCTCTTGTCGAAGAAAAAAGAGGAGAAACGCAAGTCCCGTTATGGACGCAAAAGTTCGGTTGTAAGGAAATAACTTCCGATGAGCAACTGTGGAATACGGTAGAATATATCCGAAATAACCGCGTAAAACACGGACTCGCCGATAGCGATGCCGATACCACCAACAAGAGGGCATGCTCCCTTGTCAAAGAGATAGCCGAAATAGAAACCGACTTCGAACACGCTTTCCGTACCGAATATAAAGGCGGTTTTGATGTGGTGATTGGAAATCCGCCGTATGGAGCAAAAATCGACAATAAACAAATATCATTTTTGACAAAACGATTTGCAAATTGGGGAATTACCAACTCGATGAATGATACCTATTTTGTTTTCTATGCAATTTCATTGGAATGTATTTTGAAACAAAATGGAGTTCTTGGTTTTATTACTCCTAATACATGGCGATTGATTGAAGGAGCAAAAGATTTCAGAAAAAAAATATCGGACGGCGAATTTCAACTTTTACAAATAATTCAACACGCGAATAAAGTTTTTGCCGATGCCACAGTTGATTGTGACACATTAATCGTTCAAAAACAAAATCGGGCTGAAAATAATATCTCAATTTTATTCTTAAACAATTCAAATATTGATAATAAACACATTCTCCCACAACTGACACTTACAAAGCAAGATTACTACAATCTTTTTCTTACCGAAGAGGATTATGCGTTGAAAGATAAAATTCTTAAACAATCTGAACTTGTAAAAGACGAATTTATCATAAAAAACGGAGTTAAGCCTTACGAAAAAGGAAAAGGAAAACCTGCACAAACTTCGGTTACAATGCAAGAAAAGCCTTTTACTTCGGAAATTAAAAAAGATGATTCATTTTCTCCGCTTATTGGAGGAAGTTATTTTCATAGATACAAATTATTATGGAACCATGATTATTGGATACAATATGGCGAATGGCTTGCCGCTCCAAGAGATAAATTCATTTTTGAAGCGGAAGAAAAATTGATTTTCAGACAAACAAGCGATTGTTTAATAGGCGCTTTGGTGACAAAAGGGTTTATTATGCGAGATAATACTCACATTTTATTGAACAAGGAAGATTCTGACTACAATCTTAAATATGCATTGAGCATTTTAAATTCAAAACTCCTGAATTATTTTTATTGGACAATCAATCCTGAAAAAGGCGAAGTGATGGCACAAGTAAAAGCTTTTCATTTAGGATTACTTCCAATCAAACAAATTCCACTCTCCGCTCAACAACCCTTTATCGAAAAAGCCGATTTAATGCTTTCGTTGAACGCAGAACTTCAAACCAAACGCCAGCGTTTTATCTCACGGCTGAAAGATAATTTTGAGAATATAAAAATCACTGGAGCATTAGAGAAATTCGATGAATCGGACTTCAAAGGATTTGTCGCCGAACTAAAAAAACAAAAAATCACACTATCCCTCAAACAACAAGACGAATGGGAAGAATATTTTTCCGAATACAAAACGGAATGTAATCAACTATCTTCGCAAATAGCCGAAACGGTTTATGAATTGTATGGTTTGACGGAGGAGGAAGTGAAGATAATTGAAAAAACATAA